Proteins encoded by one window of Bradyrhizobium sp. B097:
- a CDS encoding long-chain fatty acid--CoA ligase — protein sequence MPVRYYDWIAHHRRRTPDKMALVDLASGRRFSYAELDARVSRLAGYLRDTLKVASGDRVAVLALNTTDTLEVQFACFRIGAVFLPLNTRLTVPELRYITGDAAPKVMIHDDELAETALAVAKLCDVASTVRLGPGGAYEAGIAAAKPLERFEEVTLDDISTIMYTSGTTGQPKGAIITHGMTFWNCVNLGGPAYISPASVLLTVLPLFHTGGLNCYTNPVLHAGGTVLIMRAFDPGEALKLIGDPAQGINVFFGVPAIYQFMAQHPAFASVDFSRLMIGGVGGAPMPVPLLKTWEARGVALQQGYGMTETSPAVMVLDREDAARKAGSSGKPVLHTEVRIVRPDGSDAAVGELGELWVKGPNITPGYWNRPDANASSFTDGWLHTGDATRIDEEGFYYIVDRWKDMYISGGENVYPAEVESVLHQLTAVAEAAVIGIPNEQWGEVGMAVIAVKPGHTLTPAEIHAHCQANLARFKCPRLIEFIDALPRNATGKIHKPTLRQQFSRPKPTDTAA from the coding sequence TTGCCGGTTCGTTATTACGACTGGATCGCGCATCATCGCCGGCGCACGCCGGACAAGATGGCGCTTGTCGATCTCGCGAGCGGTCGCCGCTTCAGCTATGCGGAACTCGACGCCCGCGTGTCGCGGCTGGCGGGCTATCTGCGCGACACCCTCAAGGTCGCCAGTGGCGACCGGGTCGCGGTGCTGGCGCTGAACACGACCGATACGCTGGAGGTGCAGTTCGCCTGCTTCCGGATCGGGGCGGTCTTCCTACCGCTCAACACCCGCCTCACCGTTCCTGAGCTGCGCTACATCACCGGCGATGCCGCGCCCAAGGTGATGATCCATGACGACGAGCTCGCCGAGACCGCACTTGCGGTCGCCAAACTCTGCGATGTCGCATCGACCGTGCGGCTCGGCCCGGGCGGTGCCTATGAGGCCGGCATCGCGGCGGCGAAACCGCTCGAACGGTTCGAGGAGGTCACGCTCGATGACATCTCGACCATCATGTACACCTCGGGCACCACGGGCCAGCCCAAGGGCGCGATCATCACGCATGGGATGACGTTCTGGAATTGCGTCAATCTCGGCGGCCCCGCCTACATCTCACCGGCCTCGGTGCTGCTGACCGTGCTGCCGCTGTTCCACACCGGCGGGCTGAATTGCTACACCAATCCGGTGCTGCATGCCGGCGGCACGGTGCTGATCATGCGCGCGTTCGATCCCGGCGAGGCGCTGAAGCTGATCGGCGATCCCGCGCAAGGCATCAACGTGTTCTTCGGCGTGCCCGCGATCTACCAGTTCATGGCGCAGCATCCGGCCTTCGCATCAGTGGATTTCAGCCGCCTGATGATCGGCGGGGTCGGCGGCGCGCCTATGCCGGTGCCGCTGCTGAAAACCTGGGAGGCGCGCGGCGTCGCGCTGCAGCAGGGCTACGGCATGACCGAAACCTCGCCTGCGGTGATGGTGCTCGACCGCGAGGATGCCGCGCGCAAGGCCGGCTCGTCCGGCAAGCCGGTGCTGCACACGGAAGTGAGAATCGTGCGGCCCGACGGCAGCGATGCGGCGGTCGGTGAACTCGGCGAGCTCTGGGTCAAGGGCCCGAACATCACGCCGGGTTACTGGAACCGGCCGGACGCCAACGCCTCGTCCTTCACCGACGGCTGGCTGCACACCGGCGACGCCACGCGGATCGACGAAGAAGGCTTCTACTACATCGTCGACCGCTGGAAGGACATGTACATCTCCGGCGGCGAGAACGTCTATCCGGCCGAGGTCGAGAGCGTGCTGCATCAATTGACAGCCGTCGCCGAGGCCGCCGTCATTGGCATCCCGAACGAGCAATGGGGCGAGGTCGGGATGGCCGTGATCGCCGTGAAGCCGGGCCATACGCTGACGCCGGCCGAGATTCACGCGCATTGCCAAGCCAATCTGGCGCGGTTCAAGTGCCCGCGCCTGATCGAATTCATCGATGCCCTGCCGCGGAATGCGACAGGCAAAATTCATAAGCCGACGCTCCGGCAGCAATTCAGCCGGCCGAAGCCAACTGATACGGCCGCATAA
- a CDS encoding glutathione S-transferase family protein, translating to MITLYHCDAARSFRPLWMLEELGLPYELKMLPFPPRVFAKEYLGINPLGTIPFMVDGETKMTESSGICHYLGTKYGPTPLIVGPDEPAYGAFLNWMYFSDATLTFPQTLVLRYSQLEPEERRNPQVAGDYAKWFLGRLRAVEAAAANSEFLCAERFTAADIANGYALRLASNIGLAKDFGPNVAAYWARLQQREGYRRAVASEQKAGQEQNVAPRARP from the coding sequence ATGATCACGCTCTATCACTGCGATGCCGCGCGCTCGTTCCGTCCGCTGTGGATGCTGGAGGAGCTCGGGCTGCCCTATGAGCTGAAGATGCTGCCGTTCCCGCCGCGCGTGTTCGCCAAGGAATATCTCGGCATCAATCCGCTCGGCACCATCCCGTTCATGGTCGACGGCGAGACGAAGATGACGGAGTCCTCCGGCATCTGCCACTATCTCGGCACCAAATATGGCCCGACGCCGTTGATCGTAGGCCCCGACGAGCCGGCCTATGGCGCGTTCCTGAACTGGATGTATTTTTCCGACGCGACGCTGACCTTTCCGCAGACATTGGTGCTTCGCTACAGCCAGCTCGAGCCGGAGGAGCGGCGCAACCCGCAGGTCGCGGGCGATTATGCCAAATGGTTCCTGGGCCGCCTGCGCGCGGTGGAAGCCGCCGCCGCGAACTCGGAATTCCTCTGCGCGGAACGCTTCACCGCCGCCGACATTGCCAACGGCTATGCGCTCCGGCTCGCCAGCAATATCGGCCTCGCCAAGGATTTCGGGCCGAATGTCGCGGCCTATTGGGCGCGGCTGCAGCAGCGCGAAGGTTACAGGCGCGCGGTGGCGTCTGAGCAAAAAGCCGGGCAGGAACAGAACGTTGCGCCGCGGGCGCGGCCGTAA
- a CDS encoding ABC transporter substrate-binding protein: MVSINRRSWLTGAAGAGLAAVAGLKPALAEDTPGVTATEIRIGSTTSLSGPVSALGVQARCQEAYFKMLNEQGGIAGRQIKYIYYDDAFNPAKTVEQVRRLIESDNVAFLFNMLGTAPNSSVVKYINAAKVPHLFLSVNGDKWGDYKSYPWTMGFAPSARTEAQVFVKYALSQNKDAKFAVLYQNDDLGKDFVAGTKDVLGERFATSAVVASHEVTDPTIDSQIVALRGANPDVLISGSTAKFCAQSIRKIYELGWKPMHFIASGAASISSTIAPVGLDKSQGTISSAYVKDVADPAWANDPGVKDFLAFMAKYFPDGNPKEGYSLYAYTVAQVLKIVLEQCKGNFTRDNIMAQANNLRDVEVPTLLPGIRVNTSPTNHHPLQQLQLQRIEGPGWLRFGEVIQGANL; this comes from the coding sequence ATGGTCTCGATCAACCGGCGCAGTTGGCTCACCGGCGCCGCAGGCGCGGGACTTGCCGCGGTCGCGGGCCTCAAGCCCGCGCTTGCCGAAGATACGCCCGGCGTCACCGCGACCGAGATCAGGATCGGCAGCACCACCTCGCTCAGCGGCCCGGTGTCCGCGCTCGGCGTGCAGGCGCGCTGCCAGGAAGCCTATTTCAAAATGCTGAACGAGCAGGGCGGCATCGCCGGCCGGCAGATCAAATACATCTATTACGACGACGCCTTCAATCCGGCGAAGACGGTCGAGCAGGTGCGCCGCCTGATCGAGAGCGACAATGTCGCCTTCCTGTTCAACATGCTCGGCACCGCGCCGAACTCGTCGGTCGTCAAATACATCAACGCCGCCAAGGTGCCGCATCTGTTCCTGTCGGTGAACGGCGACAAATGGGGCGACTACAAGAGCTATCCCTGGACCATGGGCTTCGCGCCGAGTGCGCGGACCGAGGCGCAGGTGTTCGTCAAATATGCGCTGAGCCAGAACAAGGACGCGAAGTTCGCGGTGCTCTACCAGAATGACGATCTCGGCAAGGATTTCGTCGCCGGCACCAAGGATGTGCTCGGCGAGCGGTTCGCGACCTCGGCGGTGGTGGCCTCGCACGAGGTCACCGATCCCACGATCGATTCCCAGATCGTCGCGCTGCGCGGCGCCAACCCCGACGTGCTGATCTCGGGCTCCACGGCGAAGTTCTGCGCGCAGTCGATCCGCAAGATCTACGAGCTCGGCTGGAAGCCGATGCATTTCATTGCCAGCGGCGCTGCCTCGATCTCCTCGACCATTGCGCCTGTCGGCCTCGACAAGTCGCAGGGCACGATCTCGTCGGCCTATGTGAAGGACGTCGCCGATCCGGCCTGGGCCAACGACCCCGGCGTGAAGGATTTCCTCGCCTTCATGGCGAAGTACTTCCCGGACGGCAATCCGAAGGAGGGCTACAGCCTCTATGCCTACACGGTGGCGCAGGTGCTGAAGATCGTGCTCGAGCAGTGCAAGGGCAACTTCACCCGCGACAACATTATGGCGCAGGCGAACAATCTCAGAGATGTCGAGGTCCCGACGCTGTTGCCCGGCATTCGCGTCAACACCAGCCCGACCAATCACCATCCGCTGCAGCAGCTTCAGCTGCAGCGGATCGAAGGGCCCGGCTGGTTGCGGTTCGGCGAAGTGATCCAAGGCGCGAATTTATGA
- a CDS encoding acyl-CoA dehydrogenase family protein — protein MLFTADHDEPRRALRKFIAAEINPHVDEWEKADIFPAHELFKKLGNLGFLGLNKPVEFGGQGLDYSYALMMAEELGAITCGGVPMAIGVQTDMATPALARFGSDEVRREFLVPAIAGDQVACIGVSEPGAGSDVASIKTNARSDGDDYVINGGKMWITNGTQADWICLLANTSDGQVHRNKSLICVPMKTKGVQVARKLDKLGMRSSDTAQIFFDNVRVPKRNRIGEEGQGFNYQMVQFQEERLWGAAACLKAHEFIINATIDYTRNRKAFGGSILDNQVVHFKLAEMQTEVELLRSLIYRAGEALVAGEDVTRLATMAKLKAGRLGRELTDACLQYWGGMGFTNETPVSRAYRDSRLTSIGGGADEVMLMVLCKMMGTLPGMKQKGNA, from the coding sequence ATGCTTTTCACCGCCGACCACGACGAGCCACGCCGCGCGCTCCGGAAATTCATCGCGGCCGAGATCAATCCCCATGTCGACGAATGGGAAAAGGCCGACATCTTCCCGGCACATGAGCTGTTCAAGAAGCTCGGCAATCTCGGCTTCCTCGGCCTCAACAAGCCGGTCGAATTCGGCGGCCAGGGGCTGGATTATTCCTACGCGCTGATGATGGCCGAGGAGTTAGGGGCCATCACCTGCGGCGGTGTGCCGATGGCGATCGGGGTGCAGACCGACATGGCAACGCCGGCGCTGGCGCGGTTCGGCTCCGACGAGGTGCGGCGCGAATTCCTGGTGCCTGCGATTGCAGGCGATCAGGTCGCCTGCATCGGCGTCTCCGAGCCCGGCGCCGGCTCCGACGTCGCCTCGATCAAGACCAATGCGCGCTCCGACGGCGACGACTACGTCATCAACGGCGGCAAGATGTGGATCACCAACGGCACCCAAGCCGACTGGATCTGCCTGCTCGCCAACACCAGCGACGGTCAGGTCCATCGCAACAAGTCGCTGATCTGCGTGCCGATGAAGACCAAGGGCGTGCAGGTCGCGCGCAAGCTCGACAAGCTCGGCATGCGCTCCTCCGACACCGCGCAGATCTTCTTCGACAATGTCCGGGTGCCGAAGCGCAACCGGATCGGCGAGGAAGGCCAGGGCTTCAACTACCAGATGGTCCAGTTCCAGGAGGAGCGGCTGTGGGGTGCGGCCGCCTGCCTGAAGGCGCATGAATTCATCATCAACGCGACCATCGACTACACCCGCAATCGCAAGGCGTTCGGCGGCTCGATCCTCGACAACCAGGTGGTGCACTTCAAGCTGGCGGAGATGCAGACCGAGGTCGAGCTGCTGCGCTCGCTGATCTACCGCGCCGGCGAGGCGCTGGTCGCCGGCGAGGACGTTACGCGCCTCGCGACCATGGCCAAGCTGAAAGCCGGCCGGCTCGGCCGCGAGCTCACCGACGCCTGCCTGCAATATTGGGGCGGCATGGGTTTTACCAACGAGACGCCGGTCAGCCGCGCCTATCGCGACAGCCGCCTGACCTCGATCGGCGGCGGCGCCGACGAGGTGATGCTGATGGTATTGTGCAAGATGATGGGTACGCTGCCCGGGATGAAGCAAAAGGGAAACGCCTGA
- a CDS encoding ABC transporter substrate-binding protein encodes MKTTKLSLLAAAAALCLLSTQAAFAQKKYDTGASDTEIKIGNVEAYSGPASAYGIIGKTEEAYFKMINDQGGINGRKINWISYDDGYSPPKTVEQIRKLIESDEVFLVFNALGTPTQTAVQKYHNAKKVPQLFLATGASKWNDPKDFPWTMGFQPSYRVEARIFGKYILKAKPDAKVVIFYANDDFGKDYLVGLKEVLDKSSVKIVAEESYETTEPSIDSHIVKLKDTGADVFVNISTPKFAAQAIKKIAELGWKPMHVMTDVSISIGAVMKPAGLEASEGVLSAGYLKDASDPQWKNDEGMKKFMAFAEKYMPGANLSDANLVYGYAAAQTMVQVLKQAGDNLTRENVMKQAASLKDFTPDTLIPGIRINTSATDFAPVEQLKMMQFKNGQWELFGDIISAETGG; translated from the coding sequence ATGAAAACCACAAAATTGTCGCTGCTGGCCGCCGCCGCGGCGCTCTGCCTGCTCTCCACCCAGGCCGCCTTTGCACAAAAGAAGTATGACACCGGCGCCTCCGACACCGAGATCAAGATCGGCAATGTCGAGGCCTATAGCGGTCCCGCCTCCGCCTACGGCATCATCGGCAAGACCGAAGAAGCCTATTTCAAGATGATCAACGATCAGGGCGGCATCAACGGCCGCAAGATCAACTGGATCTCCTATGACGACGGCTACTCGCCGCCGAAGACCGTGGAGCAGATCCGCAAGCTGATCGAAAGCGACGAGGTGTTCCTGGTGTTCAACGCGCTGGGCACGCCGACCCAGACCGCGGTGCAGAAGTATCACAACGCCAAGAAGGTACCGCAGCTGTTCCTCGCCACCGGCGCCAGCAAGTGGAACGATCCGAAGGATTTTCCGTGGACCATGGGCTTCCAGCCGAGCTATCGCGTCGAGGCGCGGATCTTCGGCAAGTACATCCTCAAGGCCAAGCCGGATGCCAAGGTCGTGATCTTCTATGCCAATGACGATTTCGGCAAGGACTACCTGGTCGGCCTCAAGGAGGTGCTCGACAAATCGAGCGTCAAGATCGTCGCCGAGGAAAGCTACGAGACCACAGAGCCGTCGATCGATTCCCACATCGTCAAGCTGAAGGACACCGGCGCCGACGTGTTCGTCAACATCTCGACGCCGAAATTCGCCGCGCAGGCGATCAAGAAGATCGCGGAGCTCGGCTGGAAACCGATGCACGTGATGACCGACGTCTCGATCTCGATCGGCGCTGTCATGAAGCCCGCCGGACTCGAGGCTTCCGAAGGCGTGCTGTCGGCCGGCTATCTCAAGGACGCGTCCGATCCGCAGTGGAAGAATGACGAGGGCATGAAGAAGTTCATGGCCTTCGCCGAGAAGTACATGCCGGGCGCCAATCTGTCCGACGCCAATCTGGTCTATGGCTACGCCGCGGCACAGACCATGGTGCAGGTGCTGAAGCAGGCCGGTGACAATTTGACGCGTGAGAACGTGATGAAGCAGGCCGCCAGCCTGAAGGACTTCACGCCCGACACGCTGATCCCCGGCATCCGGATCAACACCAGCGCGACCGACTTCGCCCCGGTCGAGCAGCTCAAGATGATGCAGTTCAAGAACGGACAGTGGGAGCTGTTCGGCGACATCATCAGCGCCGAGACCGGCGGCTAG
- a CDS encoding acyl-CoA dehydrogenase family protein, with product MANPFYTSEHEAFREVMRRFVAKEIEPYAHQWDEEGEFPRALYAKASEIGLLGLGFPEEYGGIAADQFMKIVASQELARAGAGGISASLMSHTIGSPPIARAARPEVKARVLPEVLAGKKISALAITEPSGGSDVANLRTKAQRDGDHYVVSGEKTFITSGMRADYLTVAVRTGGEGPGGVSLLLIEGNTPGLSRTKLKKMGWWASDTATLNFDECRVPVENLIGEEGQGFKQVMYNFNSERMGMAASCTAYARVCLDEAIAYAKERKTFGKPIAQHQVIRHKIVDMAQKVAASQAMLEMLAWRLSQGESPVAEICMMKNQATQTMAHCASEAVQIFGGAGFMRGIKVERIYREVKVNAIGGGTEEIMKDLASRQMGL from the coding sequence ATGGCAAACCCGTTCTACACCAGCGAGCATGAGGCCTTTCGCGAGGTGATGCGGCGCTTTGTGGCCAAGGAAATCGAGCCTTATGCCCACCAATGGGACGAAGAGGGCGAGTTTCCACGCGCGCTCTATGCCAAGGCGTCCGAAATCGGGCTGCTCGGCCTCGGGTTCCCGGAAGAATATGGCGGGATCGCCGCCGACCAGTTCATGAAGATCGTGGCCTCGCAGGAACTGGCGCGCGCCGGCGCCGGCGGCATCTCCGCGAGCCTGATGAGCCACACCATCGGCTCGCCGCCGATCGCCCGCGCCGCCCGCCCGGAGGTCAAGGCGCGGGTACTGCCGGAGGTGCTTGCGGGCAAGAAGATCTCCGCGCTGGCGATCACCGAGCCGAGCGGCGGCTCCGATGTCGCGAACCTGCGCACCAAGGCGCAGCGCGACGGCGACCATTACGTCGTCTCCGGCGAGAAGACCTTCATCACCTCGGGGATGCGCGCCGACTATCTGACGGTCGCGGTGCGCACCGGCGGCGAGGGGCCGGGCGGCGTCAGCCTGCTCTTGATCGAGGGCAATACGCCGGGCCTGTCCCGCACCAAGCTGAAGAAGATGGGCTGGTGGGCGTCGGATACCGCCACCTTGAATTTCGACGAATGCCGCGTGCCGGTCGAGAATTTGATCGGCGAGGAAGGCCAGGGCTTCAAGCAGGTCATGTACAACTTCAACAGCGAGCGCATGGGCATGGCGGCGAGCTGCACCGCCTATGCGCGCGTCTGCCTCGACGAGGCGATCGCCTATGCCAAGGAGCGCAAGACGTTCGGCAAGCCGATCGCCCAGCACCAGGTGATCCGGCACAAGATCGTCGACATGGCGCAGAAGGTCGCAGCCTCGCAGGCGATGCTGGAAATGCTGGCGTGGCGGCTCAGCCAAGGCGAAAGCCCGGTCGCCGAGATCTGCATGATGAAGAACCAGGCCACACAAACCATGGCGCACTGCGCCTCCGAGGCGGTGCAGATCTTTGGCGGCGCCGGCTTCATGCGCGGCATCAAAGTCGAGCGCATCTACCGCGAGGTCAAGGTCAACGCCATCGGCGGCGGCACCGAGGAGATCATGAAGGATCTCGCGTCAAGGCAGATGGGGCTCTAA
- a CDS encoding marine proteobacterial sortase target protein produces MTIYDACESSPQIRLSRRMRIALFFLVEGVAALVIGFAALFVSFDPVWSAELPQQAVLRPSEARSGSLLFETDDGYADATRLGIDVDLTVSGPTVRARVTQIFRNPTKDWVEATYVYPLPAGGAVDTLKMVVGDRIVVGDIKERQQARAIYEQAKQNGQKAALTEQERPNIFTNSVANIGPGETVLVQIEYQEPVQQNGNEFSLRVPMVVGPRYNPRPVVQSVDLRADGSGWGATTTDPVSDRDRITSEVLDPATNAPVNPTNITVHLNAGFALGEVKSHFHQVRIESPDSTTRIVKLAEGPVPADRDFELSWKPTAEKAPSVGLFREHVGNSDYLLAFVTPPSVEQAQQKALPREVIFVIDNSGSMGGTSIIQAKASLIYALGRLQPTDRFNVIRFDDTMDTLFPAPVAANSANIGNATAFVSALQARGGTEMVAAMRAALSDTNHDDADHVRQVVFLTDGAIGNEQQLFETISALRGRSRVFMVGIGSAPNTYLMTRAAELGRGTFTHIGSVEQVDERMRDLFAKLENPAVTNLSAKFSAAAADLTPSALPDVYRDEPLVLAAKLDKLAGSVEIKGRIGDRPWSVTLPLANAAEGKGLSKLWARRKIADAEVARTTRQASPEDADKTILALALEHQLVTRLTSLVAVDKTPSRPEGEPLKLAELPLNLPAGWEFAKVFGERPRLPVAPTERRADAGDGKVQLAALKRSPVATPGPGTIRLPKTATDAELKMIAGVILLTVSLLLLVFNRRQTSSH; encoded by the coding sequence ATGACGATTTACGATGCATGTGAGAGCAGCCCGCAGATCCGCCTATCGCGCCGGATGCGCATCGCGCTGTTCTTCCTGGTGGAAGGTGTCGCCGCGCTGGTGATCGGCTTCGCGGCGCTGTTCGTGAGCTTTGATCCGGTGTGGTCGGCCGAGTTGCCGCAGCAGGCGGTGCTGCGGCCGAGCGAGGCGCGCTCCGGCTCGCTGCTGTTCGAGACCGACGACGGCTATGCCGACGCGACCAGGCTCGGCATCGATGTCGACCTCACCGTGTCCGGTCCGACGGTCCGTGCCCGCGTCACGCAGATCTTCCGCAATCCGACCAAGGACTGGGTGGAAGCGACCTATGTCTATCCGCTGCCGGCCGGCGGCGCGGTCGACACGCTGAAGATGGTGGTCGGCGACCGCATCGTGGTCGGCGACATCAAAGAACGGCAGCAGGCCCGCGCGATCTACGAACAGGCCAAACAGAATGGCCAGAAGGCCGCGCTCACCGAGCAGGAGCGGCCGAACATCTTCACCAATTCGGTCGCCAATATCGGCCCCGGCGAGACCGTGCTGGTGCAGATCGAATATCAGGAGCCGGTGCAGCAGAACGGCAACGAGTTCTCGCTGCGGGTGCCGATGGTGGTCGGCCCGCGCTACAATCCGCGGCCGGTGGTGCAGAGCGTCGACCTCCGCGCCGATGGCAGCGGCTGGGGCGCCACCACGACCGATCCCGTTTCGGATCGCGATCGCATCACCTCCGAAGTGCTCGATCCCGCAACGAACGCCCCGGTCAATCCAACCAACATCACGGTGCACCTCAACGCCGGCTTCGCGCTCGGCGAAGTGAAAAGCCATTTCCACCAGGTCAGGATCGAGAGCCCCGACAGCACCACGCGCATCGTCAAGCTCGCCGAAGGCCCGGTGCCGGCCGATCGCGATTTCGAGCTGAGCTGGAAGCCGACCGCCGAGAAGGCGCCGTCGGTCGGGCTGTTCCGCGAGCATGTCGGCAATTCCGACTATCTGCTGGCCTTCGTCACCCCGCCATCGGTCGAACAGGCGCAACAGAAGGCCCTGCCGCGTGAAGTGATCTTCGTGATCGACAATTCCGGCTCGATGGGCGGCACCTCGATCATCCAGGCCAAGGCGAGCCTCATCTACGCGCTCGGCCGCCTGCAGCCGACCGACCGCTTCAACGTGATCCGCTTCGACGACACCATGGACACGCTGTTCCCGGCGCCGGTTGCGGCCAACAGTGCCAATATCGGCAACGCGACGGCGTTCGTCAGCGCGTTGCAGGCGCGCGGCGGCACCGAAATGGTAGCGGCAATGCGCGCAGCGCTCTCCGACACCAACCATGACGATGCCGACCACGTCCGCCAGGTCGTGTTCCTGACCGACGGCGCCATCGGCAACGAGCAGCAATTGTTCGAGACCATCAGCGCGCTGCGCGGCCGCTCGCGCGTTTTCATGGTCGGCATCGGCTCGGCGCCGAACACCTATTTAATGACGCGCGCCGCCGAGCTCGGCCGCGGCACCTTCACCCATATCGGCTCGGTCGAGCAGGTCGACGAGCGGATGCGCGACCTGTTCGCCAAGCTGGAGAATCCGGCGGTGACCAACCTGTCCGCAAAGTTCTCCGCGGCGGCGGCCGACCTGACGCCGTCGGCACTGCCCGATGTCTACCGCGACGAGCCGCTGGTGCTGGCCGCGAAGCTCGACAAGCTTGCCGGCTCGGTCGAGATCAAGGGCCGCATCGGCGATCGTCCGTGGAGCGTGACGCTGCCGCTCGCGAATGCCGCCGAAGGCAAGGGCCTCTCCAAGCTGTGGGCGCGCCGCAAGATCGCGGATGCCGAGGTTGCGCGCACCACGCGGCAGGCGAGCCCGGAGGATGCCGACAAGACCATCCTTGCACTGGCGCTGGAGCATCAGCTTGTGACGCGGCTGACCAGCCTGGTTGCGGTCGACAAGACGCCGAGCCGTCCCGAAGGCGAGCCGCTGAAGCTTGCTGAACTGCCGCTCAACCTGCCCGCGGGCTGGGAGTTCGCAAAGGTATTCGGCGAGCGTCCGCGCCTGCCGGTTGCACCGACCGAACGCCGCGCCGACGCCGGCGACGGCAAGGTGCAGC
- a CDS encoding helix-turn-helix transcriptional regulator, translated as MPTPDKQLSAEQSQQVAETIREEIARRRISRQTLAEQAKLSLSTLEKVLGGRRPFTLATTVRLEQALGVSLRKLPEAISLAAPANGGIAPDSLGSYSRRSVARIEGTYITVRPSFGEQGSFYAYRTEIAWDDAASSLGFREGERQDADYTQYGEVAVPNESGFVYLVTNRQGQHRVITVSRPRNSGEMYGIITTLLAGRGSLLTPVAAAIAFLPVKNVPKPSLGRVSADDANYALYREHLRRTIDEPFAIFLPG; from the coding sequence ATGCCGACGCCGGACAAGCAGCTTTCCGCCGAGCAGAGCCAGCAGGTCGCGGAGACCATCCGGGAGGAAATCGCGCGCCGCCGCATCTCGCGGCAGACGCTTGCCGAGCAGGCGAAGCTCAGCTTGTCGACACTGGAGAAGGTGCTCGGCGGCCGCCGCCCGTTCACGCTGGCGACCACCGTGCGGCTCGAGCAGGCGCTCGGCGTGTCCCTGCGCAAGCTGCCGGAGGCGATCAGCTTGGCCGCGCCTGCCAATGGCGGGATCGCACCCGACAGCCTCGGATCCTATTCGCGCCGCTCGGTGGCGCGGATCGAAGGGACTTACATCACGGTGCGCCCGTCGTTCGGCGAGCAAGGCTCGTTCTATGCCTATCGGACCGAGATCGCCTGGGACGATGCGGCGTCATCGCTCGGCTTCCGCGAGGGCGAGCGGCAGGATGCCGATTACACCCAGTATGGCGAGGTGGCGGTGCCCAATGAATCGGGCTTCGTCTATCTCGTCACCAACCGACAGGGCCAGCATCGCGTGATCACGGTCTCGCGCCCGCGCAATTCCGGTGAGATGTACGGCATCATCACGACGCTGCTCGCCGGCCGCGGCTCGCTCCTGACGCCGGTCGCCGCGGCGATCGCATTCCTGCCGGTGAAGAACGTGCCGAAGCCGAGCCTCGGCCGGGTATCGGCCGACGATGCCAACTACGCCCTCTATCGCGAGCATCTGCGCCGCACGATCGACGAGCCGTTCGCGATCTTCCTGCCGGGCTGA
- a CDS encoding helix-turn-helix domain-containing protein produces MDAIVDAKCQNSGQPSGHRMLITPERVFYAGLLGRPRERCPGAFHVYVAIRDGLHLSTSEGRESHGELAVTMPNLRHTITSEYRSAICVAIEPESVPDGTLEAVARRLQGPDSHLFANRIRNAYATLAEMQHRDAIANAEFDTMCFGDALPQRVLDPRVVRAISRIGQFSGEPVTAAGCATEAGLSPSRFLHLFKEETGISFRSFRAWKRARHLLHFANQDINLAHLAQDIGYPDSTHFSHSIRRFYGLKPRAIFSGSRDLAIYRTGQERALT; encoded by the coding sequence ATGGACGCGATCGTGGACGCGAAGTGCCAGAACTCAGGCCAGCCGTCCGGCCACCGGATGCTGATCACGCCGGAACGGGTGTTCTATGCCGGGCTGCTCGGTCGCCCGCGCGAGCGCTGTCCGGGCGCATTCCATGTCTATGTCGCGATCCGCGACGGCCTGCATCTGTCGACCAGCGAAGGCCGCGAGTCCCACGGCGAGCTCGCGGTGACGATGCCGAACCTGCGTCACACCATCACCAGCGAATATCGCTCCGCGATCTGCGTTGCGATCGAACCGGAAAGCGTGCCTGACGGCACGCTCGAAGCCGTCGCCCGCCGCCTGCAAGGACCCGACTCGCATTTGTTCGCGAACCGGATCCGCAACGCCTATGCGACGCTTGCCGAGATGCAGCATCGCGACGCGATCGCGAATGCCGAGTTCGACACCATGTGCTTCGGCGACGCGCTGCCGCAGCGTGTGCTCGATCCGCGGGTGGTGCGCGCGATCAGCCGCATCGGGCAGTTCTCCGGCGAGCCGGTAACCGCGGCAGGCTGCGCCACCGAGGCCGGGCTGTCGCCCTCGCGCTTCCTGCATCTGTTCAAGGAGGAGACCGGAATCTCGTTCCGCTCCTTCCGTGCCTGGAAGCGCGCGCGGCATCTGCTGCATTTCGCCAACCAGGACATCAACCTCGCGCATCTCGCGCAGGATATCGGCTATCCCGATAGCACGCATTTCAGCCACTCGATCCGCCGCTTCTATGGCTTGAAGCCGCGCGCGATCTTCTCCGGCTCGCGGGATCTCGCGATCTACCGGACGGGGCAGGAGCGCGCGCTGACCTGA